One Sebastes umbrosus isolate fSebUmb1 chromosome 6, fSebUmb1.pri, whole genome shotgun sequence DNA window includes the following coding sequences:
- the ttll9 gene encoding probable tubulin polyglutamylase TTLL9 isoform X1, which translates to MSKYKTSGCKGSYDSNKSEEREGRSCVRYKCGLFNTIQDVLRQRPGWVEVKDEGEWDFIWCDVGWLRENFDHSYMEEHVRINHFRNHYELTRKNLMVKNLKRYRKNLERDIGRMEASKCDFFPCTFALPSEYHLFVEEFKRSPGSTWIMKPVAKSQGKGIFLFRKLKDIMDWKKDGTRSEEQKDAAQVESYVAQRYIENPYLINGRKFDLRVYVLVTSYVPLKAWLYRDGFGRFSSTRFSLSSIDDKYMHLTNVAVQKTAPDYDPEKGCKWQMQQLRRYLTAKHGRETVESLFKEMDNIFVRSLQSVQKVIINDKHCFELYGYDILLDQNLKPWLIEVNASPSHTPSSQEDYEMKCRLLEDTLNVVDMEGRLSGKEKRVGGYDLMWNDGPVYREDVNLETFGSSCFTANTHLGCVNDREKQLRHLLKPFPGQKRM; encoded by the exons ATGTCAAAGTATAAG ACTTCTGGATGCAAAGGTTCATATGACTCTAACAAAAGTGAGGAGCG GGAGGGAAGAAGCTGTGTTCGTTACAAATGTGGCCTCTTCAACACCATACAGGATGTCCTGCGCCAAAGACCAGGTTGGGTTGAAGTGAAAGA tgAAGGAGAGTGGGACTTCATCTGGTGTGACGTGGGCTGGCTCAGGGAGAATTTTGATCATTCATATATGGAGGAACATGTGAGGATAAACCACTTTCGTAACCATTATGAG CTGACTCGCAAAAACCTCATGGTGAAAAACCTCAAGAGATACCGGAAAAATCTTGAAAGGGATATTGGCCGCATGGAGGCATCCAAATGTGATTTCTTCCCCTGCACCTTTGCACTGCCCAGCGAATACCATCTCTTTGTCGAGGAATTCAAAAGAAGCCCTGGGAGCACCTGGATCATGAAGCCG gTAGCAAAATCTCAAGGGAAAGGCATTTTCCTGTTCAGGAAGCTGAAAGACATCATGGATTGGAAGAAG GATGGCACCCGCTCAGAGGAACAGAAGGATGCAGCTCAAGTGGAAAGCTACGTGGCTCAGCGCTACATAGAGAACCCCTACCTAATTAATG GCAGGAAGTTTGATCTGAGGGTCTACGTGCTGGTCACATCA TACGTTCCCTTGAAGGCCTGGCTGTACCGAGACGGCTTCGGCCGCTTCTCGAGCACCCGCTTCTCCCTCAGCAGTATTGATGACAAGT ACATGCATCTCACCAATGTGGCTGTTCAGAAAACAGCGCCAGACTACGATCCTGAAAAG GGATGCAAGTGGCAGATGCAACAGCTTCGAAGATACCTGACTGCAAAACACGGCAGAGAGACTGTAGAATCCCTGTTTAAAGAGATGGATAACATCTTCGTCCGCAGTCTGCAGAGTGTACAAAAGGTCATTATAAATGACAAACACTGCTTTGAGCTCTACGGGTACGACATCCTACTGGATCAGAACCTCAAACC GTGGTTAATTGAGGTGAACGCCTCTCCGTCACACACACCCAGCAGTCAAGAGGATTACGAGATGAAGTGCAGGCTGCTGGAAGACACTCTGAATGTTGTTGATATGGAGGGAAG gCTGAGTGGCAAAGAGAAAAGGGTGGGTGGCTATGATCTCATGTGGAACGATGGGCCCGTCTATAGAGAGGACGTCAACCTGGAAACATTTGGCAGCTCGTGtttcaccgccaacacacacttAG GGTGTGTGAACGACAGAGAGAAGCAGCTTCGCCATCTTCTAAAACCATTTCCAGGCCAGAAGAGGATGTAA
- the ttll9 gene encoding probable tubulin polyglutamylase TTLL9 isoform X2, translating to MEEHVRINHFRNHYELTRKNLMVKNLKRYRKNLERDIGRMEASKCDFFPCTFALPSEYHLFVEEFKRSPGSTWIMKPVAKSQGKGIFLFRKLKDIMDWKKDGTRSEEQKDAAQVESYVAQRYIENPYLINGRKFDLRVYVLVTSYVPLKAWLYRDGFGRFSSTRFSLSSIDDKYMHLTNVAVQKTAPDYDPEKGCKWQMQQLRRYLTAKHGRETVESLFKEMDNIFVRSLQSVQKVIINDKHCFELYGYDILLDQNLKPWLIEVNASPSHTPSSQEDYEMKCRLLEDTLNVVDMEGRLSGKEKRVGGYDLMWNDGPVYREDVNLETFGSSCFTANTHLGCVNDREKQLRHLLKPFPGQKRM from the exons ATGGAGGAACATGTGAGGATAAACCACTTTCGTAACCATTATGAG CTGACTCGCAAAAACCTCATGGTGAAAAACCTCAAGAGATACCGGAAAAATCTTGAAAGGGATATTGGCCGCATGGAGGCATCCAAATGTGATTTCTTCCCCTGCACCTTTGCACTGCCCAGCGAATACCATCTCTTTGTCGAGGAATTCAAAAGAAGCCCTGGGAGCACCTGGATCATGAAGCCG gTAGCAAAATCTCAAGGGAAAGGCATTTTCCTGTTCAGGAAGCTGAAAGACATCATGGATTGGAAGAAG GATGGCACCCGCTCAGAGGAACAGAAGGATGCAGCTCAAGTGGAAAGCTACGTGGCTCAGCGCTACATAGAGAACCCCTACCTAATTAATG GCAGGAAGTTTGATCTGAGGGTCTACGTGCTGGTCACATCA TACGTTCCCTTGAAGGCCTGGCTGTACCGAGACGGCTTCGGCCGCTTCTCGAGCACCCGCTTCTCCCTCAGCAGTATTGATGACAAGT ACATGCATCTCACCAATGTGGCTGTTCAGAAAACAGCGCCAGACTACGATCCTGAAAAG GGATGCAAGTGGCAGATGCAACAGCTTCGAAGATACCTGACTGCAAAACACGGCAGAGAGACTGTAGAATCCCTGTTTAAAGAGATGGATAACATCTTCGTCCGCAGTCTGCAGAGTGTACAAAAGGTCATTATAAATGACAAACACTGCTTTGAGCTCTACGGGTACGACATCCTACTGGATCAGAACCTCAAACC GTGGTTAATTGAGGTGAACGCCTCTCCGTCACACACACCCAGCAGTCAAGAGGATTACGAGATGAAGTGCAGGCTGCTGGAAGACACTCTGAATGTTGTTGATATGGAGGGAAG gCTGAGTGGCAAAGAGAAAAGGGTGGGTGGCTATGATCTCATGTGGAACGATGGGCCCGTCTATAGAGAGGACGTCAACCTGGAAACATTTGGCAGCTCGTGtttcaccgccaacacacacttAG GGTGTGTGAACGACAGAGAGAAGCAGCTTCGCCATCTTCTAAAACCATTTCCAGGCCAGAAGAGGATGTAA
- the fam217b gene encoding uncharacterized protein fam217b isoform X1, giving the protein MGPIMQERTASTILKRVVSKEKIRVKYAENTGSVTSSKKGNKMKKAVGQMKNGLPGPGQEKDTVTTVQKGAQSKGGRVKSGTTRNTSKLSSPEEGDLRPQVRKHLSVHRKEEQRENQRMSPCGNELQPNRGGMGKNRRALSLPLSPISGLRHMPAHPLTHSPAPTPELLQRHYQKDEDTDSASDLSDSERLPVLPSPCTPCTPPHLNLRAEVINTNDFPPDFPGPHGVVGDDDEGEKPSYSYPDFLPPPFNSWSLRQLAVFLHTEGRGAPRPKPVGNLEKYLERLLQLEWLQIQTVQAESSRPPGSRTKPQGFPSATTAHPPRPHTAPPSRLNSPKGLRQSQRAFPFTPVNNPPSPASAQQQHSRFPVCPHCHIRYPLCNGSCSAYAYQRHSRLSPLLERRARPGAPAKRSSSETRATSTEGRSPGGQGGGQGGGQGGGQGGGQSGGGAQTPVSPSAGRSHIRHMQAAGNARKQPQESGANSNGRGQVRKSRVRANSETDIKKEPCGSKTASAENRAFVASKREVMTSKRAEKDWQRTEAVSQASKTAMKRAAKEPQSLSKAPLSSKQNGKTKNVHFVAK; this is encoded by the exons ATGGGGCCCATCATGCAGGAGCGCACAGCATCCACCATACTGAAGCGCGTCGTCTCCAAAGAGAAGATCCGGGTGAAATATGCTGAAAACACTGGGTCAGTAACCAG CTCAAAGAAAGGTAACAAGATGAAGAAAGCAGTGGGCCAGATGAAAAATGGCCTGCCAGGACCAGGTCAGGAGAAGGACACAGTGACAACAGTGCAGAAG GGTGCACAGTCAAAAGGTGGCAGGGTCAAATCCGGCACTACGCGCAATACGAGCAAACTCTCCAG CCCTGAGGAAGGAGATTTGAGACCTCAAGTCCGCAAACATTTATCTGTGCACAGGAAAGAGGAGCAACGTGAAAATCAACGGATGTCACCGTGCGGCAACGAGCTACAACCAAATCGTGGCGGGATGGGGAAAAACCGGCGAGCCCTCTCCCTGCCGCTCTCCCCAATATCAGGGCTACGACACATGCCAGCACATCCTCTGACCCACTCCCCAGCCCCCACCCCAGAGTTACTACAGCGCCACTACCAGAAGGATGAAGACACCGACAGCGCCAGTGATCTGTCGGACTCCGAGAGGCTGCCTGTGCTGCCCTCTCCCTGCACGCCCTGCACTCCTCCTCACCTCAACCTCCGGGCCGAGGTCATCAACACTAATGATTTCCCCCCGGACTTCCCGGGACCCCACGGGGTTGTGGGTGATGACGACGAGGGCGAGAAACCCAGCTACAGTTACCCAGACTTTCTGCCTCCTCCCTTCAACAGCTGGAGCCTGAGACAGCTGGCGGTGTTTCTTCACACGGAGGGCCGTGGCGCCCCCCGGCCCAAGCCTGTAGGCAACTTGGAGAAGTACCTGGAGAGGCTGCTGCAGCTGGAGTGGCTCCAGATCCAAACGGTGCAAGCGGAGAGCAGCCGTCCACCTGGGAGCCGCACGAAGCCACAGGGTTTCCCCTCTGCCACCACCGCTCACCCACCCAGGCCTCACACGGCTCCGCCGTCCCGACTCAACTCCCCTAAAGGGCTGCGGCAGAGCCAGCGAGCCTTCCCATTTACACCCGTCAACAACCCCCCATCGCCTGCTTCAGCCCAGCAACAGCACTCCCGCTTTCCAGTGTGCCCTCACTGTCACATTCGCTACCCGTTGTGCAACGGAAGCTGCTCGGCCTATGCCTACCAGCGTCACTCGAGGCTAAGCCCACTGCTGGAGCGCAGAGCCAGACCTGGAGCGCCGGCGAAGAGGAGCAGCAGTGAGACCCGAGCAACCTCAACAGAAGGTAGGAGCCCAGGAGGACAAGGTGGAGGACAAGGCGGAGGACAAGGCggaggacaaggaggaggacAAAGCGGAGGAGGAGCCCAGACCCCAGTTAGCCCCTCAGCTGGAAGGAGTCACATCAGGCACATGCAGGCCGCCGGCAACGCACGTAAGCAACCCCAGGAATCTGGAGCTAACTCAAACGGCAGAGGTCAGGTGAGGAAAAGCCGCGTCAGAGCCAACTCCGAGACCGATATTAAGAAAGAGCCGTGTGGCAGTAAAACAGCCAGTGCAGAGAATCGGGCTTTTGTTGCAAGTAAGAGAGAGGTCATGACCTCCAAGCGAGCAGAGAAGGACTGGCAGAGGACAGAGGCGGTAAGTCAGGCCTCGAAAACTGCCATGAAAAGAGCTGCTAAAGAGCCGCAGTCTCTCTCCAAAGCTCCGCTTAGTAGTAAGCAGAatggcaaaacaaaaaacgtgCACTTTGTTGCAAAGTAA
- the fam217b gene encoding uncharacterized protein fam217b isoform X2 codes for MGPIMQERTASTILKRVVSKEKIRVKYAENTGSVTSSKKGNKMKKAVGQMKNGLPGPGQEKDTVTTVQKGAQSKGGRVKSGTTRNTSKLSSPEEGDLRPQVRKHLSVHRKEEQRENQRMSPCGNELQPNRGGMGKNRRALSLPLSPISGLRHMPAHPLTHSPAPTPELLQRHYQKDEDTDSASDLSDSERLPVLPSPCTPCTPPHLNLRAEVINTNDFPPDFPGPHGVVGDDDEGEKPSYSYPDFLPPPFNSWSLRQLAVFLHTEGRGAPRPKPVGNLEKYLERLLQLEWLQIQTVQAESSRPPGSRTKPQGFPSATTAHPPRPHTAPPSRLNSPKGLRQSQRAFPFTPVNNPPSPASAQQQHSRFPVCPHCHIRYPLCNGSCSAYAYQRHSRLSPLLERRARPGAPAKRSSSETRATSTEGRSPGGQGGGQGGGGAQTPVSPSAGRSHIRHMQAAGNARKQPQESGANSNGRGQVRKSRVRANSETDIKKEPCGSKTASAENRAFVASKREVMTSKRAEKDWQRTEAVSQASKTAMKRAAKEPQSLSKAPLSSKQNGKTKNVHFVAK; via the exons ATGGGGCCCATCATGCAGGAGCGCACAGCATCCACCATACTGAAGCGCGTCGTCTCCAAAGAGAAGATCCGGGTGAAATATGCTGAAAACACTGGGTCAGTAACCAG CTCAAAGAAAGGTAACAAGATGAAGAAAGCAGTGGGCCAGATGAAAAATGGCCTGCCAGGACCAGGTCAGGAGAAGGACACAGTGACAACAGTGCAGAAG GGTGCACAGTCAAAAGGTGGCAGGGTCAAATCCGGCACTACGCGCAATACGAGCAAACTCTCCAG CCCTGAGGAAGGAGATTTGAGACCTCAAGTCCGCAAACATTTATCTGTGCACAGGAAAGAGGAGCAACGTGAAAATCAACGGATGTCACCGTGCGGCAACGAGCTACAACCAAATCGTGGCGGGATGGGGAAAAACCGGCGAGCCCTCTCCCTGCCGCTCTCCCCAATATCAGGGCTACGACACATGCCAGCACATCCTCTGACCCACTCCCCAGCCCCCACCCCAGAGTTACTACAGCGCCACTACCAGAAGGATGAAGACACCGACAGCGCCAGTGATCTGTCGGACTCCGAGAGGCTGCCTGTGCTGCCCTCTCCCTGCACGCCCTGCACTCCTCCTCACCTCAACCTCCGGGCCGAGGTCATCAACACTAATGATTTCCCCCCGGACTTCCCGGGACCCCACGGGGTTGTGGGTGATGACGACGAGGGCGAGAAACCCAGCTACAGTTACCCAGACTTTCTGCCTCCTCCCTTCAACAGCTGGAGCCTGAGACAGCTGGCGGTGTTTCTTCACACGGAGGGCCGTGGCGCCCCCCGGCCCAAGCCTGTAGGCAACTTGGAGAAGTACCTGGAGAGGCTGCTGCAGCTGGAGTGGCTCCAGATCCAAACGGTGCAAGCGGAGAGCAGCCGTCCACCTGGGAGCCGCACGAAGCCACAGGGTTTCCCCTCTGCCACCACCGCTCACCCACCCAGGCCTCACACGGCTCCGCCGTCCCGACTCAACTCCCCTAAAGGGCTGCGGCAGAGCCAGCGAGCCTTCCCATTTACACCCGTCAACAACCCCCCATCGCCTGCTTCAGCCCAGCAACAGCACTCCCGCTTTCCAGTGTGCCCTCACTGTCACATTCGCTACCCGTTGTGCAACGGAAGCTGCTCGGCCTATGCCTACCAGCGTCACTCGAGGCTAAGCCCACTGCTGGAGCGCAGAGCCAGACCTGGAGCGCCGGCGAAGAGGAGCAGCAGTGAGACCCGAGCAACCTCAACAGAAGGTAGGAGCCCAGGAGGACAAGGTGGAGGACAAGGCGGAG GAGGAGCCCAGACCCCAGTTAGCCCCTCAGCTGGAAGGAGTCACATCAGGCACATGCAGGCCGCCGGCAACGCACGTAAGCAACCCCAGGAATCTGGAGCTAACTCAAACGGCAGAGGTCAGGTGAGGAAAAGCCGCGTCAGAGCCAACTCCGAGACCGATATTAAGAAAGAGCCGTGTGGCAGTAAAACAGCCAGTGCAGAGAATCGGGCTTTTGTTGCAAGTAAGAGAGAGGTCATGACCTCCAAGCGAGCAGAGAAGGACTGGCAGAGGACAGAGGCGGTAAGTCAGGCCTCGAAAACTGCCATGAAAAGAGCTGCTAAAGAGCCGCAGTCTCTCTCCAAAGCTCCGCTTAGTAGTAAGCAGAatggcaaaacaaaaaacgtgCACTTTGTTGCAAAGTAA
- the ppp1r3da gene encoding protein phosphatase 1, regulatory subunit 3Da, which translates to MDKGWFIGHERIPPSEEEEEAPSSGSSVSRRCMTINLTEMLRADTPSAAKKPVPIRPPSPRVSVPRGPELHRSLSCEPTPKPIIRQRSRSLPPATEKKKHCRHVGVRFVDSLGLDLEDIKLFKSGEDPFVPHHVAFRLLMGAELADGRHLEISLPYMKPVFAQQPGDQHGFLHRLHEQKVCLERVLCCELGVIGIAQVLNLGFEKEVIARYSFTEWRSCTETKASWVSTITKTLEGREGQLSCDTFRFHLPVPPFLQPGAVLQFAIQYKVSGAEYWDNNDGENYKLVCHNYKLTVPKECEDSMVHFI; encoded by the coding sequence ATGGATAAAGGGTGGTTTATTGGACATGAGAGGATTCCCCcttcagaggaggaggaggaggcgccCAGCTCTGGCAGCAGCGTCTCAAGGCGCTGCATGACCATCAACCTGACTGAAATGCTTCGAGCAGACACACCCAGTGCAGCAAAGAAGCCGGTTCCAATCCGGCCCCCGAGCCCCAGAGTCTCTGTGCCGAGAGGACCAGAGCTCCACCGCAGTCTCTCCTGTGAACCCACGCCCAAACCCATCATCCGGCAACGGTCACGCTCTCTACCTCCCgccacagagaagaagaagcattGCAGACACGTTGGCGTACGGTTTGTTGACTCGTTGGGGCTCGACCTGGAAGACATCAAGCTGTTCAAATCTGGAGAGGATCCATTTGTGCCTCATCACGTCGCCTTCAGATTGCTGATGGGTGCAGAGTTGGCAGATGGAAGGCATCTGGAGATATCCTTGCCATACATGAAGCCAGTTTTCGCCCAACAACCTGGCGACCAGCACGGATTCCTGCATCGCCTCCATGAGCAGAAAGTGTGTCTGGAAAGAGTGTTGTGTTGTGAACTGGGTGTCATCGGAATCGCCCAGGTCCTCAATTTGGGCTTTGAGAAAGAAGTCATAGCTCGCTATTCATTCACAGAGTGGAGGAGCTGCACAGAAACTAAGGCCTCTTGGGTGTCCACCATCACCAAGACCTTGGAAGGAAGAGAGGGCCAACTCAGTTGTGATACATTTCGTTTCCACCTGCCTGTTCCTCCGTTCCTGCAGCCAGGAGCAGTGTTACAGTTTGCCATTCAATACAAAGTCAGTGGGGCTGAATACTGGGACAACAACGATGGAGAGAATTATAAGTTAGTTTGCCATAACTACAAGCTCACTGTGCCCAAAGAATGCGAAGATAGCATGGTGCACTTCATTTAG